The Rhizobium sp. BG4 genome has a window encoding:
- a CDS encoding cupin domain-containing protein: MKTISYAAAALAATLATASAHDVAKPGLAYDTKDAKVTLVYEHPLPDVPGKSLKGVLVEYGPGGYSSAHTHAKSALIYATVLEGAIQSAVNGGETKTFTAGQNFTELPGDRHDVSANASKTEPAKLLAVFVVDTSDTVLTTPRKP; this comes from the coding sequence ATGAAGACCATTTCATATGCGGCTGCGGCACTCGCGGCCACCCTTGCCACCGCGTCCGCTCACGATGTCGCGAAGCCAGGACTCGCGTACGATACGAAGGATGCCAAGGTGACGCTCGTCTACGAGCATCCCCTGCCCGACGTTCCCGGCAAGAGCCTCAAGGGCGTCCTCGTCGAGTACGGCCCCGGCGGCTACAGCTCCGCCCACACGCATGCGAAGTCTGCGCTGATCTATGCCACGGTCCTAGAAGGCGCGATCCAGAGCGCCGTGAATGGTGGCGAGACGAAGACCTTTACCGCCGGTCAGAACTTCACCGAGCTGCCCGGAGACCGGCACGACGTCAGCGCCAATGCAAGCAAGACTGAACCGGCGAAGCTGCTCGCCGTCTTCGTCGTCGACACCAGCGACACCGTCCTGACGACGCCGCGCAAGCCGTAA